A single region of the Bacteroides luhongzhouii genome encodes:
- a CDS encoding peptide MFS transporter yields the protein MFSKHPKGLIAAALANMGERFGFYIMMAILTLFISAKFGLSETTTGYIYSAFYASIYILALAGGVIADKTKNFKGTILVGLILMAIGYLIIAIPTPTPVPSMALYLGLTCFGLLVIAFGNGLFKGNLQALVGQMYDDPKYSNLRDAGFQIFYMFINIGAVFAPFIAIGVRNWWLKVNNFDYDATLPELCHQYLEKGNDMAPQAMENLTTLAKSAVLDGTPVADMGVFVNNYLDVFNRGFQYAFMAAIGAMLVSLIIYMANKKRFPDPATKLETSKGTATVNKEEIQMSATEIKQRIYALFAVFGIVIFFWLSFHQNGYSLTYFARDYVDLSVINIDLGFTQIKGAEIFQSVNPFFVVFLTPFIMWMFGSMKKNGKEPSTPMKIAIGMGIAALAYVFLMVFSFTLPSKEVLGTMSAAEINAIRVTPWIMIGLYFILTVAELFISPLGLSFVSKVAPPHLQGLMQGCWLAATAVGNSLLFIGGILYTTVPIWACWLVFVGATGASMIVMLSMVKWLERVAK from the coding sequence ATGTTCAGTAAACACCCTAAAGGTCTGATTGCTGCTGCTTTAGCTAATATGGGAGAGCGTTTTGGCTTCTATATTATGATGGCGATTTTGACATTGTTTATTTCAGCGAAATTTGGATTGTCCGAGACAACTACCGGATACATTTATTCCGCGTTTTATGCTTCCATTTATATTTTAGCTTTGGCGGGAGGTGTTATTGCTGATAAGACGAAAAATTTCAAAGGCACTATTTTAGTAGGGCTGATATTAATGGCTATCGGTTATTTAATTATTGCCATTCCTACTCCGACTCCTGTTCCTAGTATGGCTCTTTATCTGGGATTAACCTGTTTCGGACTTTTGGTGATTGCTTTTGGTAATGGTTTATTTAAAGGAAATCTGCAGGCTTTGGTAGGTCAGATGTACGATGATCCTAAATATTCCAATCTTCGTGATGCCGGTTTCCAGATATTTTATATGTTTATCAATATTGGAGCTGTTTTTGCGCCGTTTATTGCTATTGGTGTGCGCAACTGGTGGTTGAAGGTGAACAACTTTGATTATGATGCTACTTTACCTGAATTGTGCCATCAATATTTAGAAAAAGGAAATGATATGGCTCCACAGGCAATGGAGAATCTGACAACTTTGGCTAAGAGTGCTGTTCTTGACGGAACTCCTGTAGCAGATATGGGTGTGTTTGTTAATAACTACCTTGATGTGTTTAACCGTGGTTTTCAGTATGCTTTTATGGCTGCTATTGGTGCTATGCTTGTTTCGCTCATTATTTATATGGCAAATAAGAAACGTTTCCCGGATCCTGCGACTAAATTGGAAACTAGTAAAGGCACTGCGACTGTGAATAAGGAAGAAATCCAAATGAGCGCTACTGAAATCAAACAACGTATCTATGCTTTGTTTGCAGTATTTGGTATTGTTATTTTCTTCTGGTTGTCCTTCCATCAGAATGGTTATTCTTTGACTTATTTTGCCCGTGACTATGTGGATTTGAGTGTTATTAATATCGACTTAGGTTTTACGCAGATCAAGGGAGCTGAAATATTCCAGAGTGTTAATCCGTTCTTCGTTGTATTCCTGACTCCATTTATCATGTGGATGTTTGGCTCAATGAAAAAGAATGGTAAAGAACCTTCTACCCCGATGAAGATTGCCATTGGTATGGGTATTGCTGCATTGGCATATGTATTCTTGATGGTATTCTCTTTTACATTGCCTTCGAAAGAGGTGTTGGGCACTATGAGCGCTGCTGAAATAAATGCTATTCGTGTGACTCCGTGGATTATGATCGGTTTGTATTTCATCCTTACAGTTGCCGAATTGTTCATTTCTCCTCTAGGATTATCGTTTGTATCTAAGGTGGCTCCTCCGCATTTGCAGGGATTAATGCAAGGTTGTTGGTTGGCTGCAACAGCTGTGGGTAATTCACTGCTGTTTATCGGTGGTATTCTGTATACAACTGTTCCTATCTGGGCTTGCTGGTTAGTATTTGTAGGTGCAACAGGTGCTTCTATGATTGTAATGCTTTCAATGGTAAAATGGTTGGAACGCGTAGCGAAGTAG
- the ybaK gene encoding Cys-tRNA(Pro) deacylase, producing the protein MKINKTNAARLLDKAKIAYELIPYEVDENDLSAVHVAADLGENIEQVFKTLVLHGDKSGYFVCVIPGEHEVDLKLAAKASGNKKCDLIPVKELLPLTGYIRGGCSPIGMKKHFPTYIHETSRQFPYIYVSAGVRGLQIKIAPEDLIRESRAEICRLFEE; encoded by the coding sequence ATGAAAATCAATAAAACAAATGCCGCGCGGCTGTTAGATAAGGCTAAGATAGCCTATGAATTGATTCCCTACGAAGTGGATGAAAACGACTTGAGTGCTGTTCATGTAGCAGCAGATTTAGGAGAAAACATTGAGCAAGTGTTTAAGACTCTTGTTCTGCACGGCGATAAAAGCGGATATTTTGTCTGTGTCATTCCAGGAGAACATGAAGTTGACTTGAAACTGGCAGCTAAAGCTTCAGGTAATAAGAAGTGCGATTTGATTCCCGTAAAAGAACTTCTGCCACTTACCGGATATATCCGGGGAGGTTGTTCGCCTATCGGCATGAAGAAACATTTTCCTACTTATATCCATGAAACCAGTCGGCAGTTTCCGTATATTTATGTAAGTGCCGGAGTGAGGGGGCTTCAGATAAAAATAGCTCCGGAAGATTTGATTCGTGAATCCAGGGCAGAAATTTGTCGTTTATTTGAGGAGTAG
- the uvrA gene encoding excinuclease ABC subunit UvrA, protein MQETEYINVYGARVHNLKDIDAEIPRNSLTVITGLSGSGKSSLAFDTIFAEGQRRYIETFSAYARNFLGNLERPDVDKITGLSPVISIEQKTTNKNPRSTVGTTTEIYDYLRLLYARAGIAYSYLSGEEMVKYTEEQILDLILKDYKGKKIYLLAPLVRSRKGHYRELFEQIRKKGYLYVRVDGEVREITHGMKLDRYKNHDVEVVIDKLVVAEKDDRRLKQSVATAMRQGDGLMMILDAQSESIRHYSKRLMCPVTGLSYREPAPHNFSFNSPQGACPKCKGLGVVNQIDVDKVIPDRELSIYEGAIAPLGKYKNAMIFWQIGALLEKYDATLKTPIKELPDDAIDEVLYGSDERIKIKSSLIGTSSDYFVTYEGVVKYIQMLQEKDASATAQKWAEQFAKTTVCPECKGARLNKEALHFRIHDKNINELANMDINELYDWLMKVDEFLSDKQKKISVEILKEIRTRLKFLLDVGLDYLALNRSSVSLSGGESQRIRLATQIGSQLVNVLYILDEPSIGLHQRDNLRLINSLKELRDMGNSVIVVEHDKDMMLAADYVIDMGPKAGRLGGEVVFAGTPQEMLKTDTMTSQYLNGKMKIEIPAKRRKGNGKSIWLKGAKGNNLKNVDVEFPLGKLICVTGVSGSGKSTLINETLQPILSQKFYRSLQDPLEYDSIEGLENIDKVVNVDQSPLGRTPRSNPATYTGVFSDIRNLFVGLPEAKIRGYKPGRFSFNVSGGRCEACTGNGYKTIEMNFLPDVYVPCEVCHGKRYNRETLEVRFKGKSIADVLDMTINRAVEFFENVPQILNKIKVLQDVGLGYIKLGQSSTTLSGGESQRVKLATELSKRDTGKTLYILDEPTTGLHFEDIRVLMGVLNKLVDKGNTVIVIEHNLDVIKMADYIIDMGPEGGKGGGELLSYGTPEEVAKSHKGYTPKFLREELGL, encoded by the coding sequence ATGCAGGAAACAGAATATATTAATGTGTACGGTGCGCGCGTGCACAATTTGAAGGACATTGATGCCGAGATTCCCCGTAACAGCTTGACTGTTATCACCGGATTGAGCGGTAGTGGAAAATCTTCTTTAGCCTTCGATACAATTTTTGCCGAAGGACAGCGCCGCTATATCGAAACTTTTTCAGCGTATGCCCGCAATTTCCTGGGCAATCTGGAACGTCCGGATGTCGATAAAATAACAGGCTTGAGTCCGGTTATCTCCATTGAACAGAAAACAACGAATAAAAATCCCCGTTCTACCGTAGGAACAACTACCGAGATCTACGATTATCTCCGTTTGTTGTATGCCCGTGCGGGAATCGCCTATTCGTATCTGTCGGGGGAAGAAATGGTGAAGTACACCGAAGAGCAGATTCTGGATTTGATTCTGAAAGATTATAAAGGAAAGAAAATATACCTGCTGGCGCCATTGGTACGTTCACGTAAAGGACATTATAGAGAACTTTTTGAACAGATACGCAAAAAAGGATATTTATATGTACGGGTGGACGGTGAAGTGCGTGAAATTACGCATGGTATGAAGCTCGACCGTTATAAGAACCACGATGTGGAAGTGGTTATCGATAAATTAGTGGTTGCAGAGAAAGATGACCGGCGTCTGAAACAGAGTGTGGCAACTGCCATGCGTCAGGGAGACGGGCTGATGATGATTCTGGATGCCCAGTCCGAAAGTATCCGGCATTATAGTAAGCGGCTCATGTGTCCTGTCACCGGGTTGTCTTATCGTGAACCGGCCCCGCACAACTTCTCGTTCAATTCACCGCAAGGAGCGTGTCCGAAGTGTAAAGGGTTGGGAGTAGTCAATCAGATTGACGTGGACAAAGTGATTCCTGACCGTGAACTTTCCATTTATGAAGGTGCGATAGCTCCTTTGGGAAAATATAAGAATGCGATGATTTTCTGGCAAATAGGTGCTTTGCTTGAAAAATATGATGCAACGCTGAAAACACCGATTAAGGAGTTGCCGGACGATGCGATTGATGAAGTATTGTACGGATCTGACGAACGGATTAAAATCAAGAGTTCACTGATCGGCACTTCATCCGATTACTTTGTTACCTATGAAGGAGTGGTGAAGTATATTCAGATGTTGCAGGAAAAAGATGCTTCTGCGACAGCGCAGAAATGGGCGGAACAGTTTGCCAAAACAACGGTTTGTCCTGAATGTAAAGGGGCCCGCTTAAATAAGGAAGCGCTGCATTTCCGCATCCATGATAAGAATATTAATGAATTGGCAAACATGGACATCAACGAGTTGTATGACTGGTTGATGAAGGTAGATGAGTTCCTTTCCGATAAGCAGAAGAAAATATCAGTGGAGATTCTGAAAGAGATTCGTACGCGTTTGAAGTTCCTGTTGGATGTCGGTTTGGATTATCTGGCACTGAACCGTAGTTCTGTCAGCCTTTCCGGTGGTGAGAGCCAGCGTATCCGTTTGGCTACGCAGATTGGTTCTCAATTGGTGAATGTGCTTTATATTCTCGACGAGCCGAGTATCGGTTTGCATCAGCGTGATAATTTGCGCCTTATCAACTCTTTGAAAGAACTTCGTGACATGGGAAACTCTGTGATTGTGGTGGAACATGATAAGGATATGATGCTGGCTGCCGACTATGTCATCGATATGGGACCAAAAGCCGGACGTCTCGGTGGAGAAGTTGTTTTTGCAGGAACTCCCCAGGAGATGCTGAAAACCGATACGATGACTTCGCAATACCTGAATGGAAAGATGAAGATAGAAATCCCCGCCAAGCGTAGAAAAGGAAACGGAAAATCTATCTGGCTGAAAGGAGCGAAAGGGAATAACCTGAAGAATGTCGATGTAGAGTTTCCGTTAGGTAAACTAATTTGTGTGACGGGTGTATCAGGAAGCGGAAAATCTACTTTGATTAATGAAACTCTGCAACCTATTCTGTCGCAGAAGTTCTACCGTTCTTTGCAGGATCCTTTGGAATACGATTCGATTGAAGGATTGGAAAACATCGATAAGGTAGTGAATGTCGATCAATCACCTTTGGGGCGTACGCCACGTTCCAATCCAGCTACCTATACCGGTGTGTTTTCTGATATTCGTAATTTGTTTGTAGGGCTTCCGGAAGCTAAGATTCGCGGTTACAAACCGGGACGTTTCTCCTTTAATGTTTCGGGTGGACGTTGTGAAGCCTGTACGGGAAATGGTTATAAGACAATTGAAATGAATTTTCTTCCTGATGTATATGTGCCTTGTGAAGTATGTCACGGCAAACGTTATAATCGGGAAACACTGGAAGTACGTTTCAAGGGAAAATCAATTGCCGATGTGCTGGACATGACAATCAACCGTGCCGTAGAATTCTTTGAAAACGTTCCGCAAATCTTGAATAAGATAAAAGTATTGCAGGATGTCGGACTCGGATATATAAAGTTAGGACAATCTTCTACCACTCTTTCCGGTGGAGAAAGCCAGCGTGTGAAGCTGGCAACGGAACTATCGAAAAGAGACACAGGCAAGACCCTTTATATCCTTGATGAACCGACTACCGGACTTCATTTTGAAGATATCCGCGTACTGATGGGAGTACTGAATAAGCTTGTGGATAAAGGTAATACGGTTATTGTCATCGAACACAATCTGGATGTGATTAAAATGGCGGATTATATTATCGATATGGGCCCTGAAGGTGGTAAGGGCGGGGGAGAACTCCTTAGTTACGGAACCCCGGAAGAAGTTGCGAAGAGCCATAAGGGATATACACCTAAATTTCTTCGCGAAGAACTGGGACTCTAA
- a CDS encoding LysM peptidoglycan-binding domain-containing protein yields the protein MKPINRIFLFLLFISVSYAISYAQENQSYFLHTIEKGQSLYSISKMYNVTTSDIIRLNSGCDEKIYAGQTIKIPTGKESQKGETFHTIQAGETLYKLTTMYNVSAKDICEANPGLSAENFRIGQVILIPQKKEVQADAVVQTPTEQSTIQGPVVPRCKDMHKVKRKETIFSVSREYGISEQELIAANPELKKGMKKGQFLCIPYPAATTVQPTQKEDPYAVPPSNSELFRKSKETPQKLSTIKAALLLPFQEDKRMVEYYEGFLMAVDSLKRTGISLDLYVYDCGKEISTLNTILAKNEMKSMNIIFGPMHQNQIKPLSDFAEKNDIRLVIPFSQKGEEVFNNPAVYQINTPQSYLYSEVYEHFTRQFPNANVIFIEPSSADKEKAEFISGLKQELKSKGIPMRTVSESATKETLKAALRSDKENIFIPTSGNNVLLIKVLPQLTLLVRENPAEKIHLFGYPEWQTYTRDHLENFFELDVYFYSSFYTNTLFPAAVQFTNAYHKWYSKDLASKYPNYAMLGFDTGFFFLKGLSLYGSELENNLPKMNLTPIQTGFKFQRVNNWGGFINKKVFFIRFTKNFELVKLDFE from the coding sequence ATGAAACCGATAAACCGAATATTCTTATTTCTGCTTTTTATAAGCGTTTCATACGCTATCAGTTATGCACAGGAAAACCAATCTTATTTCTTGCATACCATCGAAAAAGGACAAAGTTTATACTCCATTTCCAAGATGTATAATGTCACTACGTCAGACATCATACGTCTGAATTCAGGTTGTGACGAAAAGATCTACGCCGGACAGACCATCAAAATCCCTACAGGAAAAGAGAGTCAGAAGGGAGAAACATTCCATACGATTCAAGCCGGAGAAACATTGTACAAACTGACAACGATGTATAATGTGTCCGCCAAAGATATTTGTGAAGCAAACCCAGGTTTGAGTGCCGAGAATTTCCGTATCGGACAAGTTATTCTGATTCCGCAGAAAAAAGAAGTACAAGCTGATGCTGTAGTTCAAACACCTACTGAACAATCGACCATCCAAGGTCCGGTTGTTCCAAGATGTAAGGATATGCACAAGGTAAAACGCAAAGAGACTATATTCAGCGTGAGCCGTGAATACGGAATCAGCGAGCAGGAGTTGATTGCCGCTAACCCGGAACTGAAAAAGGGCATGAAAAAGGGACAATTCCTTTGCATCCCCTACCCGGCAGCAACCACCGTACAACCTACACAGAAGGAAGATCCATACGCTGTTCCTCCCAGCAATAGCGAGCTTTTCCGCAAAAGCAAGGAGACTCCCCAAAAACTGTCTACCATTAAGGCTGCCTTGTTGTTGCCTTTCCAGGAGGACAAACGCATGGTGGAATATTACGAAGGTTTCCTGATGGCAGTAGACAGTCTGAAACGTACGGGCATTTCTCTTGATTTATATGTATATGATTGTGGAAAAGAGATTTCTACATTAAATACGATTCTTGCCAAAAACGAGATGAAGAGTATGAATATCATCTTCGGTCCGATGCATCAGAATCAAATAAAACCATTGTCAGACTTCGCGGAGAAGAACGACATACGTCTGGTGATTCCTTTCTCTCAAAAGGGAGAAGAAGTATTCAACAATCCTGCCGTTTATCAGATTAATACACCTCAATCTTATTTGTATTCAGAGGTTTATGAGCATTTCACCCGTCAATTCCCTAATGCGAACGTTATTTTCATCGAACCGTCAAGTGCTGACAAGGAGAAAGCTGAATTTATCAGCGGCTTGAAACAAGAGTTGAAAAGCAAAGGAATTCCAATGAGAACCGTCAGCGAAAGCGCAACTAAAGAAACATTGAAAGCAGCACTTCGCAGTGATAAAGAAAACATCTTTATCCCGACATCGGGCAATAATGTCTTACTGATTAAGGTACTTCCTCAACTAACGCTATTAGTCAGAGAGAATCCTGCAGAAAAAATTCACTTGTTCGGCTATCCGGAATGGCAGACTTACACCAGAGATCACCTGGAAAATTTCTTTGAGTTGGATGTATATTTCTACTCTTCATTCTATACAAATACATTGTTCCCGGCAGCTGTGCAATTCACCAACGCTTATCATAAATGGTATAGCAAAGATTTGGCGAGCAAATACCCTAATTACGCAATGCTTGGCTTCGACACCGGTTTCTTCTTCCTGAAGGGATTATCGCTCTATGGCTCGGAATTGGAAAACAATCTGCCTAAGATGAATCTGACTCCGATTCAGACAGGATTCAAATTCCAGCGCGTGAACAACTGGGGAGGATTTATTAATAAGAAAGTGTTCTTCATACGTTTCACTAAGAATTTTGAATTAGTAAAACTTGACTTCGAATAA
- a CDS encoding porin family protein has product MIKIKPFLIATLLLTGFALPATAQIGEARSNLSVGVNGGVNLNSVSFTPSIKQNSLMGITGGLTARYISEKYFAMICGAQVELNFSQRGWDQLFEIPGENGEMVKDPTQTYTRKMTYIDIPFLAHLAFGRDRGLQFFVHAGPQISFLIGESETISGVNMDQLSNTQKAVYGVKIQNKFDYGIAGGGGVELRTKKAGSFIVEGRYYFALSDFYSTTKKDYFARAAHGTITIKLTYLFDLKK; this is encoded by the coding sequence ATGATAAAGATAAAACCATTTTTGATTGCAACACTCCTACTTACAGGATTTGCCCTTCCTGCCACTGCCCAAATTGGAGAAGCACGAAGTAATTTATCAGTAGGTGTCAATGGAGGCGTCAACCTAAACAGTGTTTCTTTCACTCCCAGCATCAAGCAAAATAGCTTGATGGGAATTACCGGAGGATTGACGGCACGCTATATATCCGAGAAGTATTTTGCCATGATTTGTGGCGCACAAGTCGAATTAAATTTCTCGCAAAGGGGCTGGGACCAATTGTTTGAGATACCAGGGGAAAACGGAGAAATGGTGAAAGACCCTACTCAAACTTACACCCGTAAAATGACTTATATCGATATTCCTTTCCTTGCCCACCTTGCTTTCGGACGAGACAGAGGATTACAATTCTTTGTTCATGCAGGTCCGCAAATTAGCTTTCTCATCGGAGAGTCAGAGACTATTTCAGGTGTAAACATGGACCAACTTTCCAATACACAGAAAGCCGTGTATGGAGTTAAGATTCAAAATAAATTCGACTATGGTATTGCCGGCGGCGGCGGTGTAGAACTCCGAACAAAAAAAGCCGGTAGTTTCATCGTTGAAGGCCGTTACTATTTTGCGCTGTCTGACTTTTACAGCACCACAAAGAAAGACTATTTCGCCCGTGCAGCGCATGGAACAATCACCATAAAGCTCACATACTTATTTGACCTGAAGAAATAA
- a CDS encoding DUF4293 domain-containing protein, which produces MIQRIQTVYLLIVAGLLITAMCMPMGYFIDTMGEHPFKVLGLEVNDAFQSTWGLFGILMLSTIVAVATIFLYKNRMLQIRMTIFNSLLLVGYYIAALAFYFALKNDANMFRVGWALCLPLISIILNILAIRAIGRDEVMVKAADRLR; this is translated from the coding sequence ATGATTCAACGAATTCAAACAGTTTATTTATTGATTGTTGCAGGATTGCTGATTACAGCGATGTGTATGCCGATGGGTTACTTTATTGATACAATGGGTGAACATCCTTTTAAGGTATTAGGATTGGAAGTGAACGATGCTTTTCAGTCTACATGGGGCTTATTCGGGATTCTAATGCTTAGCACTATCGTTGCCGTGGCTACCATTTTTTTATATAAGAACCGTATGTTGCAGATTCGTATGACGATTTTCAATAGCTTATTGTTGGTAGGTTATTACATTGCCGCCCTCGCTTTTTATTTTGCGTTGAAGAATGATGCAAATATGTTTCGGGTAGGCTGGGCATTGTGTTTACCACTTATTTCCATCATTCTGAATATATTGGCTATTCGTGCTATTGGACGTGACGAGGTGATGGTAAAGGCTGCGGATAGATTGAGATAA
- a CDS encoding DNA-directed RNA polymerase subunit omega, translating into MDYKKTNAPATTVTRDMMELCADTGNVYETVAIIGKRANQISVEIKNDLSKKLAEFASYNDNLEEVFENREQIEISRYYEKLPKPDLIATQEYIEGKIYYRNPAKEKEKLQ; encoded by the coding sequence ATGGACTACAAAAAAACGAATGCTCCTGCTACAACAGTAACCCGTGACATGATGGAACTCTGTGCTGATACAGGTAATGTTTATGAAACTGTTGCCATTATTGGCAAGCGTGCTAATCAGATCAGTGTAGAAATCAAAAACGATCTTTCAAAGAAATTGGCAGAGTTTGCCTCTTACAATGACAATTTGGAAGAAGTATTTGAAAATAGAGAGCAAATCGAAATTTCTCGTTATTATGAGAAATTGCCGAAACCGGACTTGATTGCTACGCAAGAATACATCGAAGGGAAAATATATTATAGAAATCCGGCTAAGGAGAAAGAAAAACTTCAGTAA
- a CDS encoding outer membrane protein assembly factor BamD: MKKNIIITLLAAATLTSCGEYNKLLKSTDYEYKYEAAKNYFAKGQYNRSATLLNELITILKGTDKAEESLYMLGMSYYNQKDYQTAAQTFITYFNTYPRGTFTELARFHAGKALFLDTPEPRLDQSSTYQAIQQLQMFMEYFPNSTKKQEAQDMIFALQDKLVLKELYSARLYYNLGNYLGNNYESCVITAQNALKDYPYTDYREELSILILRARHEMAIYSVEDKKMDRYRETVDEYYAFKNEFPESKYLKEAEKIFNESQKVIKD, from the coding sequence ATGAAGAAAAATATCATTATAACTTTGCTTGCGGCGGCTACTCTAACATCATGTGGAGAGTACAATAAATTGCTGAAAAGCACCGATTACGAATACAAGTACGAAGCCGCCAAAAACTATTTTGCGAAGGGACAGTATAATCGTTCAGCTACTTTGCTGAATGAGTTGATAACCATTCTTAAAGGAACCGATAAAGCGGAAGAGTCTTTGTATATGTTGGGAATGAGTTATTATAATCAGAAAGATTATCAGACAGCTGCCCAGACATTTATCACCTATTTTAATACATATCCCCGTGGTACTTTTACCGAACTGGCACGTTTCCATGCAGGTAAAGCTTTATTTCTGGATACCCCGGAACCACGTTTGGATCAATCAAGCACTTATCAGGCTATCCAGCAGTTGCAGATGTTCATGGAGTATTTCCCGAACAGCACAAAGAAGCAGGAAGCACAGGATATGATTTTTGCTTTGCAGGATAAGCTGGTTTTGAAAGAACTTTATTCTGCAAGATTATATTATAATCTGGGTAATTATTTAGGCAATAACTATGAGTCTTGTGTAATCACAGCTCAAAATGCACTGAAGGATTATCCTTATACTGATTATCGTGAAGAACTTTCTATCTTGATTCTGCGTGCGAGACACGAAATGGCTATCTATAGTGTAGAAGACAAGAAGATGGATCGTTACCGCGAAACAGTGGACGAATATTATGCTTTCAAGAATGAATTTCCCGAAAGTAAATATCTGAAAGAAGCCGAGAAAATATTCAATGAATCACAAAAAGTAATTAAAGACTAA
- a CDS encoding amino acid-binding protein: MVAKQLSIFLENKSGRLTEVTEVLAKENINLSALCIAENADFGILRGIVSDPDKAYKALKDNHFAVNVTDVVGISCPNIPGALAKVLGYLSDEGVFIEYMYSFANNNIANVVIRPSNLDKCIEVLKEKKVDLLAASDLYKL, translated from the coding sequence ATGGTAGCAAAACAACTTTCTATCTTTTTGGAAAATAAGTCAGGCCGTTTGACGGAAGTGACTGAAGTGCTGGCGAAAGAAAATATCAATCTTTCTGCCTTGTGCATTGCCGAAAATGCTGATTTTGGTATTTTGCGTGGAATAGTATCTGATCCGGATAAAGCATACAAAGCTTTAAAAGATAATCATTTTGCAGTGAATGTGACTGATGTAGTAGGTATAAGCTGTCCCAATATACCGGGTGCTTTGGCAAAAGTGCTGGGATATTTATCAGATGAGGGTGTATTTATTGAATATATGTATTCGTTTGCCAATAACAATATTGCAAATGTGGTAATTCGCCCCAGCAATCTGGATAAATGTATCGAGGTGCTGAAAGAAAAGAAAGTCGATCTGTTGGCTGCAAGTGATTTGTACAAGCTGTAA
- a CDS encoding phenylacetate--CoA ligase family protein yields MIWNESIECMDRESLRKIQSIRLKKIVDYVYHNTPFYRKKMQEMGITPDDINSIDDIVKLPFTTKHDLRDNYPFGLCAVPMSQIVRIHASSGTTGKPTVVGYTRKDLASWAECISRAFTAYGAGRSDIFQVSYGYGLFTGGLGAHAGAENIGASVIPMSSGNTEKQITLMHDFGSTVLCCTPSYALYLADAIKDSGLPREEFQLKAGAFGAEPWTENMRHEIEEKLGIKAYDIYGLSEIAGPGVGYECECQNGTHLNEDHYFPEIIDPNTLQPVEPGQTGELVFTHLTKEGMPLLRYRTRDLTALHHDKCSCGRTLVRMDRILGRSDDMMIIRGVNVFPTQIESVILEMAEFEPHYLLIVGRENNTDTMELQVEVRPEFYSDEINKMLALKKKLGGRLQSVLGLGVNVKLVEPRSIERSVGKAKRVIDNRKM; encoded by the coding sequence ATGATTTGGAATGAGAGCATTGAGTGTATGGACCGCGAAAGTCTTCGCAAGATTCAAAGCATACGACTCAAGAAAATTGTAGATTACGTCTATCACAACACTCCTTTCTATCGAAAGAAGATGCAGGAAATGGGAATAACTCCCGATGATATCAATAGTATTGATGATATTGTAAAACTGCCGTTTACCACGAAACATGATTTAAGAGATAATTATCCGTTCGGACTTTGTGCCGTGCCGATGAGCCAGATTGTACGTATTCATGCCTCTTCCGGAACGACCGGAAAGCCGACGGTTGTCGGATATACCCGCAAGGACTTGGCTTCTTGGGCGGAATGTATATCACGTGCTTTTACCGCTTACGGAGCGGGCCGTTCTGATATTTTTCAGGTATCATACGGATACGGACTGTTTACGGGCGGACTGGGGGCACATGCCGGAGCCGAGAATATCGGCGCTTCTGTTATTCCGATGTCCAGTGGCAATACAGAAAAACAGATCACCTTGATGCATGATTTCGGGTCGACAGTGCTTTGTTGCACTCCTTCTTATGCGCTTTATCTGGCAGATGCAATCAAAGATTCCGGTTTGCCGCGTGAAGAATTTCAACTGAAAGCCGGTGCGTTCGGTGCGGAACCTTGGACGGAAAATATGCGTCATGAAATTGAAGAGAAATTGGGAATCAAAGCATACGATATTTATGGGTTGAGTGAGATTGCCGGACCGGGTGTCGGTTACGAGTGCGAATGTCAGAATGGTACTCACTTGAATGAAGACCATTATTTCCCGGAAATTATCGATCCGAATACATTGCAACCGGTTGAGCCGGGACAAACGGGCGAGCTGGTGTTTACCCACCTGACCAAAGAGGGGATGCCGTTGCTCCGTTACCGTACGCGTGATTTGACTGCCTTGCATCATGATAAATGTTCTTGCGGTCGTACATTAGTACGTATGGATCGTATTTTGGGACGCAGTGATGATATGATGATTATCCGTGGTGTGAACGTATTCCCGACACAGATTGAATCTGTCATCCTTGAAATGGCAGAATTTGAACCGCATTATCTGTTGATAGTGGGGCGTGAAAACAATACCGATACGATGGAGCTTCAGGTTGAAGTACGTCCGGAATTCTATTCTGATGAAATCAACAAAATGCTGGCTTTGAAGAAAAAGTTGGGTGGACGTTTGCAAAGCGTACTTGGATTGGGAGTCAACGTGAAACTGGTAGAGCCTCGCAGCATTGAGCGTAGCGTAGGTAAAGCAAAACGTGTGATTGATAACAGAAAAATGTAA